AGAGCAAGAGAACATGCATGTTTTTAAGAGATTCTTCTTATTAACGGCAATTGTAGCCTCCTTTTTAATACCAGGCATCGTATTTACCTCCTATGTGGAAACCGTTTCGGAAAACATCGAAAACATTGCTAATGTGCCTTATGTAGCCGTGGTTTCCAATGAACCCAAAGATTTAGATATGATCAACTGGAGTTTGATAATGACCACTATATATTTAATAGGAATCATTTTTTTTAGTTTCCGGTTCTTTAGAAACCTCTTTCAAATTTTAAGACGCATTAAAAGAAACCCAAACTTTAAGGCAGCTTCAAGTGTTAGAGTTCTTCTAAAAGAAGTACTACCACCGCATACGTTCCTTAGTTATATTTTTTTGAATAAGAAAAAGTATGAAGAGAATGCTATCCCCAAAGAAGTATTGCTACATGAAGAAACACATGCCAAGCAACGCCATAGCCTAGATGTCCTTTTCGTAGAATTTCTACAAGTAATACTATGGTTTAATCCCCTAGTCTATCTCTATAAAAAAGCGATAAAACTAAATCATGAATTTTTGGCAGATAATGCCGTACTACAACAAGAAATACACACTAAAAATTACCAGAATACATTACTGTCCTATTTATCAAAGGAAAGTCTGGAAAAATATCAGTCGACCGGCATTGCAAACGCCATTAATTATTCATCAATCAAAAAACGATTTACCGTCATGAAAAAAAGAACATCAAAAAAAGCAGCAGTTTTACGTGGACTATTGGTATTTCCACTTTTAGCCTTACTTCTTTACAGTTTTACTGAAACTAAAATTATTGAAATACAATCAAAAAAAGCAGTCCCAAATAGCGGGTATTCCCCTTACCAGAAAGTCAAAGGAGAAATTTATCAAAAAGCCACAGCTAAGGATTTCGCCAAATGGATAGATGCCAAGGAATATGCACTTTGGCTTGACGATAAAAATATCAATAATACGGCTCTAAAAAACTTAGACCCTAATCAGATAGTCCATTTCGTGAGTAGTTTTGTTTATGAGAATGCGAGAAGTACTAAATATCCGCAACCCTTTCAGGTTCATTTATATACCAAAAATGGTTTAGAAAAAATAGTTTATCAAAACGAAAACTTAATAGAAATTAATATCAATAATAAAGGGCAATTACTGGTTCAAGAAGAATTGGTTCCTTTGGGTAATCTGCCTGAGTTTCTCTCTAAAATTAATCAACACTTATCGTTTAATCAACGAAAAAAGGTCTTACACTTTATTATCAAAGTGGACTTCAAGACCCCAAAAGATGTAATAAAGCAGGTAAACCAAATAGTTACCGATTACGGTTCTGCTATCATTGAAATTATTGGCCCAGAGAATTCATCCCAACCTTCTAAACAAAGAAACATAACCAGAGCGGAAATAAAGGAGTACAACGCCTTAGCCAAAAAGTATAATGAAATGGATAGCGACCGTATGCGTATTCTAAAAAGTGATGTAGAACGTTTGGAATTCATCTATAGTCTAATGTCGGACAAGCAAAAAGCCGACGCTGAACCCTTTCCAGATTTTCCGGAACCACCACCGGCACCACAAGCATCGAATTCAATAAATTCTCCAATTGCGCCAAAAAGCCCTAGGGTACTAAAGGGCAGGGTAAGCAACGTGCCGCCGCCACCAAATGTGAATCATCCCAAAACCATAACAGGGAGAGTAAGTAAGGTACCTGCGCCACCACAACCGATGGACCCATTAGACCATGTGGTTAATATGGCTAAAAAGGGAGCAATATTTTTTTATGAAGGAAAGGAAATTTCATCGGACAAAGCCATTAAGCTAATAAAGAACAATAAAAACTTCAATATATCTACAACAAAAAGTAATTCTAAAAAGCCTAAGGTAAAAATTTCAAAAGAGCCAATCTCTATTAAAAGTAGTTCTTCGGGTATAAATCTAGAAACCGGAAATATTAAAGTAAACGGCAAAGAATTATTTTATAGTACTAAAAATGGAATAACGAGTTATTTTAATGAATTTGGGCAACAAGTAGATAAAAAGGGAGAAAAACTAACCAGTTTAAATAAACAAAACCCTACATTTTATTTCAATGGAAATAAAATATCCTCGGAAAAAGCACATAGATTATTACAAAATAATAAATCAATACAAGTTACCACTGAAACGTATTCCGACGAAGAATATGCTATTGTTTTGTCTGACTTAAGTAAATCGTCCGATAACACAAATTACAATCACAACCCTAATCCGAATTCGGCCATAGACTTAACAGAGATGATAGCAAAAGAGGCTCTATTCTTCTATAACAACGAACCCATATCCGCTGAAAAAGCATTATGGCTAACTCAAAACGAGCACATTGACCGTGTAAACAACGTAGGGTCCAGAACAGGAAAACCTAAGGTTTACCTTTGGAAAAAAGTTTAAAACTCTTGGTCATCGTAAACTAAAATCACAATTCACTGTTAAAGCCCTCCGAAAGAGGGCTTTTTGTGTAACAAATTACTAGAAATAGCGTTCTAACCTTTAAATCATCATCAATCAAAATCAGTACACTATGTTACAGCACTTTTTCATCCTTTGCTCCGGGGCGGATTCCGAAATTTTAAAAACCTGTTCCAAAGGGGAACAGAACAAATATGCAGGCATCGGCGCCACGGTATTTTTTACCGCTGTGATGGCATTTATTGCAAGTAGCTATGCCTTATATACTGTTTTTGACAGCGTTTATGCAGCGATATTCTTTGGCTTTATATGGGGTCTTCTTATTTTTAATCTAGACCGGTTCATAGTTTCTACCATCAAAAAAAGGGCTAATTTTTCACAAGAGTTATTACAAGCTACACCGAGAATTATACTAGCACTTATCATTGCAGTGGTCATTTCCAAACCCTTGGAAATGAAAATTTTTGAGAAAGAAATCAACCAGGTCCTACTAGAACAGAAGAACGAACTTACCCTTACCAACAAGGAACAACTAGCGCTGCAGTACGCACCATCCGTTGCTAATTTAAATCAAGATATTAACGCTTTAAAAGCGGAAATAGCCCTAAAAGAGGCAGAAACCAACGCACTTTATGACACGTATATTTCCGAAGCGGAAGGTACTGCCGGCACCAAACTTTTAGGTAAAGGTCCTGTATATGCTGAAAAGCGAGAAAAACATGACGCTGCTCTTGCGGAGCTTCAATCACTAAAATCTACTAACGCTGAAAAAATTTCGGGTATAGAAGCGGACATTACAGCCTTAAATAAGGAATATGCCGATGTGGTGAAAAATTCCCAGCCCATCATTGATGGTTTTGATGGTTTAATGGCACGCATCACCGCTTTGGGAGAATTACCATGGTTTCCATCCTTCTTTATTTTTCTATTGTTCCTAGCCATCGAAACCTCTCCCATTATCGCAAAACTTTTAGCGCCAAAAGGTGAGTATGATATAAAGCTGGAAGAAGAAGAAAGTATCCTAGCTTCATGGGTGGCCCAAAAAGTGGCCCAACGTAAACTAATTGTATCTACGGATAGTGATATCAACCAAAAAATCTATGAAGACCTTAAAGGTGAAGAAGAACTTTATGGGTACAAGAAGAAAAAAGCCGAAGAATTACTTCGTTTACAAGCCGATACATTCCATGAGGTACAGGTTAAAAATCTTTAACTGTCACTGTGATTTTTTAATCAAGATTACCCAGTCTTGATTTTTAATTTGCTCTTGTTTTAATGGTGGCGCGCCCATTTCGGTTGTACCACCGCCTTTTACAGATAATACACTTCCATTTTGAAGTTCGCCCCCTACCAAAGGGTCAAACCATTGAATGGTAAAAACACCTTCAATAGCACTTAAATCAATGGTGTAGTTCTTGGCGTCTGGCAAGTAAATGGCATAGATCTCTCCAGGTTTTTCTAAACAATAGCCTTGTACTGCACTAATGCGCTCTGGGTTCGCTTCCATTTCCCAATAAGGCAAATGATTTTGAAAAAATTGAAGCGCATGATCCGTTAATTCCCAAAGCCTATCCGTTGTTCTCCAGTCCTCTGTATTTAAATCATTATACCTATTATTTGCACCATAATACCACTCAACACCTGCCGCACCGGAAAGTAAGGTACCCCATAGGACATAGCGCCTAATGGAATCGTGGTTATAATCGACGGAATCCGGGACAACCCCGGTATGCCACATCCCTATTTCATCCATTGCAATGAGCCAAGGATGCCCGGCAGCTTTAGATTTTTTCTTCCATTCCGTTACTACTTTAGCAGCGTTTTCCCTTTTATCGACCTGCAGGGAGAGTCCGTCTAAGTTCTTATAACCGACTATGGAATCCAATACATTACCTCTTGCAGGTTCGTGAGAATGTGTATGCAATAGTATAGGGTGATCGTATGGGTCTATCTGAGTAAGGTAATCGGTCATCGCTTTACGCTGACCATCATTTTGCGCGATAGGCGTGAATTCTGCAAAACCATTCTCTTCGCCCAAATTCCATTGGAGACCCAAATGGTGTCCAAACCGAGCTACCATTTCCTGAAAGTATAATTGCCTTAAGGAACCAGTATCTCCATTATCCAACATCGTTTCATTTTCTGTTTCCTGTAAAACCGCATGCAAAAAAATACCCTTGGACTGCATGTGTTGAAAAACAATTTCCCATTGCTCAAGTTTACTAACATCAAAGCGGGTGAAATCGTCCGGTTCCGCATAGGGCCAAACATCCTTACCATCGCCCTTAATGTTCATCGTTA
This genomic window from Maribacter sp. MJ134 contains:
- a CDS encoding M56 family metallopeptidase codes for the protein MLIYLLKSGACMAVFLLFYKLFLEQENMHVFKRFFLLTAIVASFLIPGIVFTSYVETVSENIENIANVPYVAVVSNEPKDLDMINWSLIMTTIYLIGIIFFSFRFFRNLFQILRRIKRNPNFKAASSVRVLLKEVLPPHTFLSYIFLNKKKYEENAIPKEVLLHEETHAKQRHSLDVLFVEFLQVILWFNPLVYLYKKAIKLNHEFLADNAVLQQEIHTKNYQNTLLSYLSKESLEKYQSTGIANAINYSSIKKRFTVMKKRTSKKAAVLRGLLVFPLLALLLYSFTETKIIEIQSKKAVPNSGYSPYQKVKGEIYQKATAKDFAKWIDAKEYALWLDDKNINNTALKNLDPNQIVHFVSSFVYENARSTKYPQPFQVHLYTKNGLEKIVYQNENLIEININNKGQLLVQEELVPLGNLPEFLSKINQHLSFNQRKKVLHFIIKVDFKTPKDVIKQVNQIVTDYGSAIIEIIGPENSSQPSKQRNITRAEIKEYNALAKKYNEMDSDRMRILKSDVERLEFIYSLMSDKQKADAEPFPDFPEPPPAPQASNSINSPIAPKSPRVLKGRVSNVPPPPNVNHPKTITGRVSKVPAPPQPMDPLDHVVNMAKKGAIFFYEGKEISSDKAIKLIKNNKNFNISTTKSNSKKPKVKISKEPISIKSSSSGINLETGNIKVNGKELFYSTKNGITSYFNEFGQQVDKKGEKLTSLNKQNPTFYFNGNKISSEKAHRLLQNNKSIQVTTETYSDEEYAIVLSDLSKSSDNTNYNHNPNPNSAIDLTEMIAKEALFFYNNEPISAEKALWLTQNEHIDRVNNVGSRTGKPKVYLWKKV
- a CDS encoding DUF4407 domain-containing protein — its product is MLQHFFILCSGADSEILKTCSKGEQNKYAGIGATVFFTAVMAFIASSYALYTVFDSVYAAIFFGFIWGLLIFNLDRFIVSTIKKRANFSQELLQATPRIILALIIAVVISKPLEMKIFEKEINQVLLEQKNELTLTNKEQLALQYAPSVANLNQDINALKAEIALKEAETNALYDTYISEAEGTAGTKLLGKGPVYAEKREKHDAALAELQSLKSTNAEKISGIEADITALNKEYADVVKNSQPIIDGFDGLMARITALGELPWFPSFFIFLLFLAIETSPIIAKLLAPKGEYDIKLEEEESILASWVAQKVAQRKLIVSTDSDINQKIYEDLKGEEELYGYKKKKAEELLRLQADTFHEVQVKNL
- a CDS encoding DUF5060 domain-containing protein, whose translation is MKKYMLFFVILLHLGCVTEDKDKVLTKYQKWHTITLSFDGEETSETDEINPFLNYKLVVNFTHKESQYAIRGFYATDGNAAETSANSGSVWQVRFTPDKIGEWSFEATLYKGEEIALQQITANTEKLPVADASGKFMVVPSNKKAPDFRAQGRLVNANGYFKFQDSDTYWIKGGADSPENLLAYEDFDGTYRMQAAERDGESKTSQLLHQYEPHLEDWNSGDPTWQNGKGKGLVGAMNYLASKGMNVAYFLTMNIKGDGKDVWPYAEPDDFTRFDVSKLEQWEIVFQHMQSKGIFLHAVLQETENETMLDNGDTGSLRQLYFQEMVARFGHHLGLQWNLGEENGFAEFTPIAQNDGQRKAMTDYLTQIDPYDHPILLHTHSHEPARGNVLDSIVGYKNLDGLSLQVDKRENAAKVVTEWKKKSKAAGHPWLIAMDEIGMWHTGVVPDSVDYNHDSIRRYVLWGTLLSGAAGVEWYYGANNRYNDLNTEDWRTTDRLWELTDHALQFFQNHLPYWEMEANPERISAVQGYCLEKPGEIYAIYLPDAKNYTIDLSAIEGVFTIQWFDPLVGGELQNGSVLSVKGGGTTEMGAPPLKQEQIKNQDWVILIKKSQ